The proteins below are encoded in one region of Pangasianodon hypophthalmus isolate fPanHyp1 chromosome 6, fPanHyp1.pri, whole genome shotgun sequence:
- the bbs10 gene encoding Bardet-Biedl syndrome 10 protein, which translates to MAKVTDPLQASLSVVGALECVVRRCVGPSGGTVIFTKDTGETLITKHGHRVLTALHLEHPVARTVLECLRAHDRVTADGSKSFVLLLAALLRGIRDSVHDSAHTRRRHASWKLANQLHAFCWDGLDDVIAHGVVPYASSLFGPGGCEPEGGVLAALVAGYVGGRVSPGQAEVLTPLLCELYTRVAHGDADSEAISFIHANFSQLHAAVSGLHSAQSRVVEGLLLPCDWSVWKETDGPVKALVVYEKLDERYDESVSIQFQEDWTVQSDSVIQERLATILRLQVNVVLSAVKQPDRVLAWAWLNTVSVLDCCDPGQLDLLCELSTAETLTVQPLMRVGTLTHCRRFQLGGRRYANVGVTHTSVHTHTLVLCAPAAGPLEQSVSVSRGVFSMLQHLSLSHRHNNVSPRPDEQRLASSQRLASSQRLASSQLHSPCPNLHQCVLNAGDVIPVGGVFEFVFHHSLLHSNHGDPEIRRLLAEAVLSVPRSLHSHRPGDFLQHLVHFTNSLLQRRPIREHGSGSEFMWGLGADGSGCVCVEPVCSKHQLVASVLQCVNRLLRVETVIHTSRSLALAASSEPDSEEDDDDGEEEDDDDDDDDDDEDGT; encoded by the exons ATGGCTAAG gtgactGATCCCCTGCAGGCGTCTCTCAGTGTGGTCGGAGCGTTGGAGTGTGTGGTGCGGCGCTGCGTGGGGCCGAGCGGTGGGACGGTGATCTTCACTAAAGACACGGGAGAAACACTAATCACCAAACACGGACACCGCGTCCTCACTGCACTGCACCTGGAGCATCCTGTAgccag gaCGGTGTTGGAGTGTTTGCGTGCACACGATCGTGTTACAGCGGACGGTTCGAAGTCGTTTGTCCTCCTGCTAGCCGCGCTGCTGCGGGGAATCCGCGACTCTGTGCACgactctgcacacacacgccGCCGCCACGCATCCTGGAAACTGGCCAATCAGCTTCACGCGTTCTGCTGGGACGGGTTGGATGACGTCATAGCTCACGGCGTCGTTCCTTACGCCTCGTCTCTGTTCGGTCCCGGCGGATGTGAGCCGGAGGGCGGAGTCTTGGCTGCGTTGGTGGCCGGATACGTGGGTGGGCGGGTCAGTCCCGGTCAGGCCGAGGTTCTCACGCCGCTGCTGTGTGAGCTCTACACGAGGGTCGCACACGGAGACGCGGACAGCGAGGCCATCTCATTTATTCACGCAAACTTCTCTCAGCTGCACGCGGCCGTGTCGGGACTACACAGCGCCCAATCACGCGTGGTGGAAGGTCTCCTCCTGCCCTGTGATTGGTCCGTTTGGAAAGAGACAGACGGTCCGGTGAAGGCGCTGGTTGTTTATGAGAAATTAGACGAACGTTATGATGAAAGTGTGAGTATTCAGTTTCAGGAGGACTGGACAGTTCAGAGTGACAGCGTCATACAGGAGAGATTAGCGACAATCCTGCGCCTCCAGGTGAACGTCGTGTTGTCGGCGGTGAAGCAGCCGGACCGCGTGCTGGCGTGGGCGTGGCTGAACACCGTCTCCGTGCTGGACTGCTGCGATCCGGGGCAGCTGGACCTGCTGTGTGAACTCAGCACGGCAGAAACGCTCACAGTGCAGCCACTGATGCGCGTCGGGACGCTGACACACTGCCGCCGCTTTCAGCTCGGAGGACGCAGATACGCTAACGTCGGGGTCACACACAcgtcagtacacacacacaccctggtgCTGTGCGCGCCCGCTGCAGGACCGCTCGAACAGAGCGTGAGCGTGAGCCGTGGCGTGTTCTCCATGCTGCAGCATCTGagtctctctcacagacacaacAACGTCTCACCGCGTCCTGACGAGCAGCGTCTCGCGTCCTCGCAGCGTCTCGCGTCCTCGCAGCGTCTCGCGTCCTCGCAGCTCCACTCGCCGTGTCCGAACCTGCACCAGTGTGTTTTAAACGCTGGTGATGTCATCCCCGTGGGAGGAGTTTTCGAGTTTGTGTTCCATCACTCCTTGCTGCACAGTAACCATGGCGACCCCGAGATCCGGAGACTCCTCGCCGAGGCCGTACTGAGCGTGCCCAGATCTCTGCACTCCCACAGACCCGGAGATTTCCTGCAGCATCTCGTGCACTTCACGAATAGTCTGCTGCAGCGCCGTCCAATCAGAGAGCACGGCTCAGGGTCAGAGTTCATGTGGGGTTTGGGAGCAGATGgatccgggtgtgtgtgtgtggagccgGTCTGTAGTAAACACCAGTTGGTGGcgtctgtgctgcagtgtgtgaacaGACTGTTGCGTGTGGAGACTGTGATACACACATCGAGGTCACTCGCCCTCGCAGCATCGTCCGAGCCTGACagtgaagaagatgatgatgatggagaagaagaagacgatgatgatgatgatgatgatgatgatgaagacgGGACGTGA
- the syt1b gene encoding synaptotagmin-1b yields MHESDMDPGSTTPVQKLNTSVALTPTEAPPTQAPPQNSPGELMISTRNKLLNELHKVHFPSWALVALGFILLLLALSCCFCICRKFVFKKKKEKPGKEKSRKDSIGMSTVRDEGITQVPHHDPKPQEKQTESKEDVNLGKLHFSLDYNFTDSTLIVGVIQAEDLAAMDMSGTSDPYVKLCLLPDKKKKFETKIHRKTLNPTFNERFTFKVPYAELGGKTLLMTVYDFDRFSKHDAIGAVRVPMNRVDFSHVTEEWRELQKAEHEEQEKLGDVCLSLRYVPTAGKLTIVILEAKNLKKMDVGGLSDPYVKIHLMQNGKRLKKKKTTIKKKTLNPYYNESFSFEVSSEQIQNVQIIVTVLDYDKIGKNDTIGKILVGMKSSGTEQRHWEDMLASPRRPIAQWHALRPDEEVDAELKTK; encoded by the exons ATGCATGAGAGTGATATGGATCCGGGATCTACCACACCTGTGCAGAAGCTAAATACCTCTGTGGCTCTCACACCTactgaagctccgcccactcagGCTCCACCCCAAAACTCACCTGGAGAACTAATGATCTCCACCAGAAACAAACTTCTGAATGAACTTCACAAAGTTCACT TTCCCTCCTGGGCTTTAGTGGCGCTGGGCTTCatcctgctcctcctcgctctcagctgctgcttctgcatCTGCAGGAAGTTTGTgtttaagaagaaaaaggagaaaccAGGGAAAGAGAAGAGCAGAAAGGACAGCATCGGCATGTCCACTGTGAGAGATGAAGGCATCACGCAG gttcCGCATCATGATCCCAAACCTCAGGAGAAACAGACGGAGAGTAAAGAGGACGTGAATCTGGGAAAACTTCACTTCAGTCTCGACTACAACTTCACTGACAGCACG CTCATTGTAGGAGTGATTCAGGCAGAAGATCTGGCTGCCATGGACATGAGCGGGACTTCAGACCCATACGTGAAGCTCTGTCTCCTCCcagacaagaagaaaaaatttGAGACCAAAATCCACAGAAAGACTCTGAACCCCACCTTCAATGAGCGCTTCACTTTTAAG GTTCCGTACGCAGAGCTGGGAGGAAAGACTCTGCTCATGACCGTGTATGACTTTGATCGTTTCTCCAAACACGACGCCATTGGAGCTGTAAGGGTGCCGATGAACCGCGTCGATTTCAGTCATGTGACCGAGGAATGGCGAGAACTGCAGAAGGCGGAACACGAAGAG CAGGAGAAGTTAGGTGACGTCTGTCTGTCCCTGCGCTACGTCCCCACTGCCGGGAAACTCACCATCGTCATCCTGGAGGCCAAAAACCTCAAGAAAATGGATGTAGGCGGTCTCTCAG ATCCTTATGTGAAGATCCATCTGATGCAGAACGGCAAaagactgaagaagaagaagacgacgataaagaaaaaaaccctgaatcCATATTACAACGAATCGTTCAGCTTTGAGGTTTCATCCGAACAAATTCAG AACGTTCAGATCATAGTGACCGTCCTGGACTATGATAAGATCGGTAAGAACGACACCATCGGGAAGATCCTGGTGGGAATGAAGAGCTCGGGGACGGAGCAGCGGCACTGGGAGGACATGCTGGCCAGTCCGAGGAGACCCATCGCTCAGTGGCACGCTCTCAGACCTGACGAAGAAGTGGACGCCGAGCTCAAAACGAAATGA